The Mastacembelus armatus chromosome 20, fMasArm1.2, whole genome shotgun sequence DNA segment aaaataactttattttccaTGACCGATACAGAGACCACTCTTAGGGTGTTTTGTTAAACAATGCAATATGGAGTCACAAATATTTCCCTTCATTTGAAAGcaagtgtaaaaataaaaaaacaactgctcAGTTACTGCTGTAGATGAAGCTGAGagctgaagtaaaaaaaaaaagtaaaagtaaattttgTGTTCTTGCAGTCATGGTGAACTACAGCCAGTAGGGCTggatgttttggaaaaaaaaatcttatcacgataatttttttttttttttcgtatcAGTTGAAATCAATATTTATCGATATAACCCAAAACACTATTTCAGTGAAACCTAAAGGTTGAGTTTTCCTCTGAAGTGCCTTTCCAGTCACATAGCAGCATcatttggtgtgtttttaaattactgtTGTTCTGGCCCTGTTTGATATAAAAAGAcatgcatgcatttgttttgaataaGCCAAATTATTGCAGTTCCCTAttaaaaagtttaataaaaCCATGTTAAATGTGCTGGCCAGATAAGTAAGGAAAATACAGGTTCACACGTGCTTGGATTAAAAATTCTGCAGATTACAGTTTACACTACATTATATGCACCTAAACATTAAAACCCATGACTTTCTATCATAAGCTTAGTGAGTTATTTTGTAGTATGATCCTTGTTGTTTCCATATCGTTGCTTCTTCTGTACtattttaagtgtgtgtgcctttttttctttttctctttgcaatTGCTATTTTTGTTGCatcttttgttttaatgttttattaccCTGTGAAGCACTACTACATTTGAAAGCATTGCAGGGACTTGAAACTTGTCTTTGTGATGTGAGCCATCAAAGCAGAAAGTTACCTTTGTATGGACATTTGAATTATATTGCTGAATTGTGTTGTAGTACTGGTTATATCAGGAGTTCTGTTGTTGGGAGCTAAAACCCAGAAGATAATAAatactgctttttaaaaagttgttaGGCTTTTAGAAATAGTGGGGTCAAAAGCTATGCTATCTCTGTTTAGACTGTTTTGATTAGAGAAGAGCGTGaaagtgttttgctgttttttttttttttaagtcattcATTTCTTCACTTAAATGATCTCTACTGCAACAACTCTTTATGCACATGGCTGGGGTAATGAGGTTTTCAATACATGGTAAAAATTTAAAGTTCATGCAAAGGCTAATGTTAGCCTTGATATTGTGAGATGAGAGGACAAAAGTAATTAGAAGCCTGAGAGTGTGGATCACATTAGAGCCTGGGCTGTTTACAGAAGCTGTATCTGAAGTACATATATCCATCCATATATCTTCAGCTATGGGCtcaatcaaaatgaaatgcCCTAGGCTATAGAGGATTTCCTATTTTCGTCATCGACCGTTCCTGTCTCTTCTATTAAGTTGCAAAGTTCTGCTCTTGTCATCTAGCAACCTTCACAGTTGCAGTTGGAGAACGGTAACAGGAAGATTTATCAGCaatgatggagccagaaattttgattttatcattttaaaaatgttctgttgGAGGAAAATGAGATGCTTGACCACCAGCTTGAAATTGTTATTACCTCTTTTCCACAAAGGCAGTTCTGGGGCTGCGTCGGAGCCAGTGCCTAATTTTGAACcagttctttgtgttttgacaGCCTAAGAACTGGCTTGGGGGCAGAGAAACTGGTGCTAACTTGGCACCAACTCTCTGCTGGTCAAGAAGTAAGAACTGCAGAAAATAGACTGACGATATCTGTAAAAACAGGGTACGTTGCCATTAAACAATTTTGTTGTGATTAGGTTTCTTCTTTTGTTATCTGGTTTGCTGAATGAGTTTACTATGTtacttgtcttttgttttcttcatggACATGTGAGGTGGAGTCTCTTTTGACTAGGGGAAGGAGATTAACCTCCTGACCTGTAGCAGTGTAGTTACTAACCTCAGTGTAAGCTGTTCACCTACACCCTGTGCTCACTgctcagtcagtgtgtgtgtcacatggCAGCTGTCATGCTGGAGAAATGGTGTGATATTTATAACTATTCCCACAAAagtgttgtgctgctgttttaacaCCGTGGAGTTTGTTTGGCTGCGACGTTTGCACATTCTTAGAAGTTGAACCAGCTCTGAACTGGCTGATTTTTCATTGggtacacacatgcaaagatcATGTGTGTAATGAGCTTTGATAATCCCTGGCCTTTACCTCTACAATAATATAGTGAGGTTCCTTTTTGGGGTTTTTAGTAAAATATCTTAACAACCATAAGATATATTAGAGGTACACTGCGATTTCCCCAAAATCAGTCCAGACCATGAATCATGAGAACaagttaatgttattttaaatgccacaccaacttaaaaaaaaaaacctaaaaaaccTAAATACACAGCTGATCTGGCAGAATTAACTGTGAATAATTTATTGTGAAGCTATCTGAATTATGAAATATATGTAATCATTTAGAAAGATTCTTTtcaaataagataaataaactAGTCCTCAGTCTGTGACTATAGATATGAATATCatcaaacaggatttaaatGTGTCACGATGCACCATCTGTTCTTATAGGATGCAGCTGTGAGTAAATTAGATAATATAATTGCTGCTGATTACAGGAACAGACTCTTTTCATCCAAGCACAAAAGCTGGTAAATCATATTACCGAGCTAATCCTGAAAGATATTTTTCTCATCTCAATTTAGGTCAGTTTAGGAATGGAGTCCATAATtggtagaagaagaagaaaaatatcttTCGTCACTGCATCTTGTATATTTTCACGTCAGGAAGAACGCAGGTGAAAGCTGTGCCTCTTCAGAGGCATAAGTGGTTATGTGTTTCAGTCATGGCTACCCTGCGCCTCAGAGAcaaattactgtacattttctcacatcactgacatcaatTAAAGTCCAGTTTCTGTGATGCTTTTAGTGGGGATGAGAGGAGTTGAAACTTGACCCTAAATCACTTATAAAACAACTCCAGTGATTTAAATGTGGCATTAATTCAAGCATCTTTAGTCTCGACGAATTTCCCTCTTAACAACAGTGATGAACAATCTGAGACTCTGATACTGTCTATTCTGCCTTGTGGTAACGCATGCCCCTGCAGTGTAGCACACTTCATTTAGCATGCTTTCCACTCCCTAAATATATCAGACTCCTTCTCTAtatcatcctcctcatctttctCCCTTTCTACTAAAAAACTGCCTAttctgtactgttttttttttccttttggtaCAGAATGACAAAATCTATATACCACACTGTATCTTCAGAGATTATTTCACAGACAGTGAAGAAGGTGCATTCTGAATTTAAAGGATTCAGGGGGATTTATTTGAATTTACTGTTCCACATAcaatttatgtgtgtatatgtatgtaatgGATTTCAGTTGGATTGGATTTGGATTTCATATGCAGCCAGAAACTATGGGGGTATAGTGATATAGATTGAGGAAAAGGGATCAAACTCTAGGAATAATGAAATACATCAGGgatttaatgtaattattaattatttatgaaGCTACATACTTAGAAGGGCATAATAGGTTACGCAGTAGCCCACTAGATAGTTGATATCAGCTTATATTCTCTGGATTTTGCCCTAACCTCATGACACATATTAGAGACGGTTGGACCATCACAAAACTGTCTTGCGGATGAGAAAATCTACTGTGCAGTGTTTATTTCCTGACACAATATATAGTAGCTGCAATCGCTCTGAGGCCCAGAACTGGCAAGATGTGTAAATTATTAAGCCCTGGGAGCTCTGTGATCTTCTGGTTCATTACTCTGGCAGAGTTACTCAGTCTCATATGACCCCTGTGTGGTCAGACATCACCATATttacaagaagtggctgatgtGTTAATGTATGATTGTCCCAGTAGAAGATTTGTTTGTCCCATACTAATATCTgtgatgttgtttttctgctgtttggttGACTCGTGTGGCCTAAAagtgtgatttgtgtgtgtgtatagtatTTCTTGATAATTAACTTAGTCTtttcgtctttttttttttttttttttacagtatgtagAAGCCAAAAAGTACTGCTGGTATTTCGAAGGTGGCTATCCCATCTACTTCATGTAAGTACTTTGAACCAATTAACCTGAACCTCTGCACCCTTAAATCTTGAATGTCTATACATGAACAATAAAACATCCACACCATTTGGCTGTGCAGCTCAGTGTATAAACTACACTACACCACACCTTAAATCAGACTTCCTAAAAAAATGTAAGACtttgcttaaagtttgttgttAAGACATCAATCTTTGACTTTGAGCCATTGTCCTTTATTGAACTTTGGTACTTCTGGTACTGTGAGCGTGGCAGCCTGTTGCAATACCTCTTGCTTTCCAGTTGAgctttctctccatttttcttagttttctatacattttcttcttttgaagtacttgtgttttgctgtttgtttcaggctATGGACATCAAACATTTAGAGTTTGCTCTGGTCTTTGGATGACTATGTTAGGAGATCCCTATTGTTTGCACTAGGAATCAACTGTAAAGCATCCTTCTCTGTAAAGCAGAGCTCTCCCATGAGACACCTCACCTGGGACAGCAAAGTCATTAGTCAGTGTCCGAGAGCGCCCGCGATAACATtggcatatttatttataagtgAACTGTTGGGTCATTTTCTCTTACAGAAGAATGTTCCTACTTTGCTATTGTCCCTTCAAACATTGCAAATATCTTTTCAGGACTAGCAGTTAGTCACAGATTCACACTTTCAGCATTTGGgatttttacatttgcacacaATAACCTAGTTTGAGACTAATTATATTTGTGCTATTACTGACCTATATAACTCTTTTTTTCCATTCCAGATGTCGTTCCTATGAGGATTGCTGTGGGACTCGCTGCTGTGTGCGAGCCCTGTCCATCCAGAGACTATGGTACTTCTGGTGAGTCATAGTGTGTCCTCTGGCTGGAGAGATTATTGTGCCCTGTAATAGGCGTTGTCAGACAAGAAAAATTTCTTCTGAAGCTTGGTGATGTTTTTCATGGTactgagatatatatatatatttatatttatatttcatgatGCTGAGATAGCATATTTAGATGACGTATTTTTCATGGTACTGAGATGATTTCTTTTTTGGGAGCACTGGAACATTTCCTGGTGGCCTGCGGGTGATAATAAAGCAGCAGGATAAATTGACAGACTCTCAGGATCCTCGCATCAAGTGCAGCTTGGGCTCTTGCATTTACAAAGTGGCCTGGGATGGCTATttaagtcgcaggacaagccagagtaCTAAAAAAGGCACGATCTATAGtctgaaaaatacagtatatctatTTAATATTGCTAACACCAGGCTGTGATCAATGCATAATGTAtgtaacagttttatttttcagaaaaatattCCAAATTGATTTTACTGGTTATGCCCTTTAGCCCCAGTTTCTAAGAGTGTTGGCCCCCTAAGGCTGTTGCCGTTGGGTTTATCCCTTGTGGCTGTGCAGCACTAAGTAAAGTATGGGTCATTTGCAGTGCATTGACATGACTTGACATGAGGGACACAGGTAATTCATTCAGCAGTGTCTGCCCTGAATGGTGTGTGCACAACCACTTGAGATAGACCCATGCTCTCTAGTTGCTCCCTCTCAGAAGCAAAGCCCACAGACCTTGGCCCACCATCAAGTCATTACAGTTTGCTCCCTCAGTCTGAGGGGACCAAATCTGAGCCTGCTGATGTGTAAGCAGTTTCTGATGCAGGTGAATTAACCATATTTGTAGCTCTCATGTGGAGGATGCTGAATGGAACCACCAAGTAACCCTCAGAAATCATGCCCAGAACCTGCATGATAGAAAAGGCTATCATACTGCCATCTCTTCCTGACACATGAGAAATGGTAGCATACTCCACTCTCTCCTTGGAGAGTTGCACTATTATATGATGGAATTCATCTCCATCCCAAATCAGACGAGAGAATAGCAACAGCTTATCACTTTATCATGAAGCCCTCTGTGGACAGATCTGACACCAGGTCCATCCTCTATAGCATGGTCTCCTCTCTGGAGCATGCTAGTAAGAGAAAGTCTTGTAATTAGAAAATCACTCTCATCTTTGTCCTGCATTACAGCTCCAGGGCTGTCTTTGCACCTTTGGAGAATGGAAGGGGGGATAGCCTCAGGGGGTAAAGCCTTTATGAAATAGAACTTCTACTTGCAGGAGATGCTGTTGGATTTTGTCCTCAGGACCTCGGTTACACCATAAGATTTTGCATTGTCCCACTGTCACTACTCTTCTTACACAACAGGTGTCTGTCGTTGGTTGGTTAAAGGTCCTTTGTTTGTCTCTCAGGGTGCTGCTGATGATGGGAGTGTTgttttgctgtggtgctggttTCTTCATCCGCAGAAGGATGTATCCATCTCCTCTGAGAGACGAGCCAGTGTTCAACGTCTCCTTCACCAGACATCCTGTCACCACACCAGGTAAGAttcaaacaaatacacaaaattgGATGTTTGACACTAAAATGGCCTAAAACTTAGTTAAATGTTAACAAAGCTGTGAGAGTTGATATGTAAGATATCAGAGAAGATCTGTAATGACAGGACTATATTAGGTAGAGGCCATGTATActactgattgattgattaacaACATCCTCAGTATGtataaagaaattattttttagaaCAAGCAGAATCAAAAGATGTGAAACGTTTACAGCTCATACACATAAAATCTTTATTCAGATACAGTTCTAGTTTTAgacttaagttttttttttctcatctgttcCAAATCAATCTTATGGGGTCAAAAATGGAAAATCATTGCAGCTGATCAATACAAGGTTTCACGAAATGCATTTCAATCCACTTATTTTTAATGGACATTTTTAATTCctatccattcattcatccatctattattAGCCACTTATTGGGTGTCAAGTTGCAGTGCCACCGAGTTCAGTAAAGTAGTCCAGACATTGCATGTCCAGCAGTATTTTCTGTTCCTCCTGGAGACTGCAAGGCACTTCCAGGCTAGATGAGACATATAATCTCTTTCGTATTCTGGGTCTACCACAGAGCCTCATACCAGTTGGAGGCATCTTGAAAACCTTCAGTGGAGAGCTCAAAGATCCTAATCACATCTTTGAATTGCCTAAACTGGCTCCTTTCAAtgcacaggaaaagaaaattgtaactatagaaagaaaagaaaagaaaagaaatttgtGGTTACTCATCGTATTACgccgtgaccctaattaggaataagtgggtatagataatggatggatgttactgGATGTTACTTATACATACTCCATTCTTGCATGGGATTTAAGTTGTGTAGTCATGATCAGCAACATTAATTCACATACGGGATGTGATGTATTAGACAAAGATCACTGTCCAGTAACTGTTAAATGTCTTTTCAGTTTCCCAGCAGCCAGGAAGTATGCAGGGCTTTGGGGTCAACGGAATGACAAGCAGTGAACCAGGGGTTACCCTGACACACCCAGCATACCCACCACAGCCTGGCCCCACCCATATGATGATGGGCTCCTATCCTCCACCTCCATCCTACTGCAACCACCCACCACCACCCTATGAACAAATATTCCAAAATAGCGACAAGAAGTAACATCCAAAAGGAACTTTGGAGATGGAGTTGACTGAAGCAAGAAGAGAGGAGGCCGTTAGAAGCAAAGGAAAGCATGCCAACTTGACTCTTTTAGGATCTAAGACTTACAAAACACACCTTCTCCTGTCTAGGAGAAAAAACCAGGAGAGCGTAAatgcattcacacatacactgctTCATCTGATCTGCATCACTTACTTATGTTTTACGTGCGTCCTTGTGTTCAGTGACCTTGACAGCCTTACTTAACTGAGCACAGGTGAGGATGGACTCATTTAGGTTTGGGATTCACTCACCTCTCTCCACCACTTTCCACCACTTTCCCAATGCAACACCTGTAACTGTGCAAAATTTAACCAAAATAGTCTGTCAGACTCATAATGTGTTAAAATTCTggatataacttttttttttttattaaaatacacttATAAAAAGACATTGGCATACAAATGTTTCTTAATAACAATTTCCAGATAGTGGTTTATTTTCTATCCAGCATTTTACTGCATCATGGGTTCTTTACTAATTAATGAGTTCTTGATAACTGTTTTTAATACGGCATGTGTAGTCCAGTCATGTAATGGTAAAGAGTGATGTACTCCTTCCTCGAACTGTTTTAGATTGACCTTCAGCAAGTTCGGTATAATGAATAGCTTTATTTTCCCTCTTCACAGAAATGGTGTACATTGGGGAACAAACGCCATGAGAGAAGAAAGAGTAAACTCACCAACTAACAGCTGTTGAGAGCAGGGTTGTGGTGAACATAGAAGAGCAGCATGGCCTATATTATGGAGAAATATTCAGGTTAAATTTATATGAGTGAATAATTGAGGAGGCTTCTTaccatgaataaataaaaatgtgctaGTACTTAAATAAGAAGAGAAGCTGATTTTCTCTCATTTGATATTCTTGTCAAGAGCATGTTTCAGTGCAACTTTAGGAAAAGATTTTCCATTTAACGTATTTTTTGTGCACATTCAGTGGACACATTACACGACTGCTTATGTTATTGTGTTAAGATGTTCAGGTTTCCCTCAGGTTGCTGCTTTAGATATGTCagatatgattaaaaaaaacagtatttatcAATGTGGTTAGTAGACATATCTAGTGAATGTCTGAGAAAAGGAactaaattgtgtttttccacCACAGGAACTTAACAAGCTGTAACCTAGAGGTTCCCACATCCTTAGTCCAGTGGATCTTCAAGgtcagtggaaataaaagcagaaggGGGTTCAAGTTTCTTTACGGGTTGGTGAGTTCTTACAGTGGAGAAAGTCTAAAAATCACACTGCATGGGAGAAGGATTGTCCAGTTTGAAATTAGACATGTAGAGAGAAGTAATTGAGTTAATCAGACAtcatgtaaattaaaaaaaaacagatataaagAAAAGATTCACTCAATACAGCAATTAACTTACTTGACACGGCACTTTAGGTTTCTTtttcaaaagtatttttattttattaagtattataaatgtatttgttggaCTGAAAGACACAGTTGCAGGTTCAGGTCCCATGCttggtctcacctcagttgtggtattgcCAGGGCACTGAAAATTCCTACCGGAATTGCCTGCCTCAGAGTCGAACCTGCAATTTacaggttacaagtctgactccctagCTGCCCCTCAGTTTAATGTTTAGGATGAGTTTAGACTTGACCTGCATTTTGGACGTTTGGTAAGAAGATTGATGTAAATTGAGCAGATTATTGTATCTGTTCATCAAAATATGAAACTGCTACGAATAGCTGGTTAATTTACCTTAACATGGAGActagaaacagagaaacagctaCCTTCACTTTgtccaaatacaataaaatcagCTGCTAAAGCCCACCATTTAACAGGTTATAGTTTGTTTGATCTATACAAAAAATAGGTCTAAAAAAACCCAGTTAGATTTCTGTTGCCTCTGCAAAACTAAAACATAAGCGTCATAAAGAGAATTACTATAAAAGAAacttatttattatatttattttgtttgcagtAGCCTCACCTTTAGGGGTCAGTGAATTAGTATTTTTAGAGTTTtctgaaacagatttttatgAGTGAAGTAGTAATATATTGCCCTTTATCAGAACAAAGTCACAAAGTGCAACAAttttcctggaaaaaaaaaacccagcatcAGTGTGGTTACAGCAGCACATGGATGTAGACAAGCATAGCACATTCATGACATTATTACCTTCCAGAACTTGTCTCCCCCTCTCATGTGAGCCTCTCTGCAACCAGCTGAAGAAGACATTCAAAAGTCAACATGTTAATTATTTTGCTAAGTTTCCCATAATTAACCACTAAAGTATCAAACACATTGTAACatgaaagagcaaaaaaaagagGTTTGTCAAATCTTGATCATGACTGAATATACATGTGCTTATTCATGGTTTTCTTACTGCTCGCGTTTAGAGAATCTTGAGACGCTGTGGTAAGTGATTCCACACTGTTTGTAAAAAGTGATATTTTAGCTTTAGTATATACTGAGTGACATGCGTTActttgactaaaaaaaaaaagaaaaagaatggcTGGTCCAGTTGATTTTATTCACTGTTGGACTTGTGTGCTGCAATAAATATATAGATAAtagtcctgtttttttttttctccaaatggAGCCAAGCTGCTTCTATAGCATAGTTTTGTCCTCGCTGCCACTAAATAATAGACAAGCAAAAGCCACACTTCTCACAACTGCTTTAAACAGAACCTCAATTTGTTCAAACTCACTGTAAACTGAGAAGCCATGGTGCACGTTAAACTGATACAGTGCacagcaaatacattttacatttgtgacATGTTTAATGAGTAAAACTCTGAAGAAAAAGTTGAAATCAGCACATGCTACACAGATTACATTCTTGGCTGAGGCATATCCTTGATGTAGACCTAACTTGAGTTACTATATTTAATGTTCCACAACAAGCTATTGGCATTAACAAGTTTAAAATGAAGAACCGTCTCAGCACGTCAAAATGGTTCCGTTGACTGTTGGTTACTAAATAATGAAAGTGATCATCCTTTTCATGGCACAAATGTGATTCCCTCCAATGCTTGTTAGAGGAAAAAcatgctccctccctctcagaATGGGAATTATCTAAATCCAGGTATGTTAATTGGAAAACAtctttgcatttaaaaacaaaagtgtcaTTAATAACATATCTATATTTctcattaatacatttttcattgtgGCCTGTATTTCCACTTTGTGTTCCTGTTAAGTGTCATAGCCTTTGCACATTTAGAGTTACATTTTGAACAGGATTCCTTTCCTGGCCCATGCTGCTCTCGAGACAGTTGTGAAGTTTCACAGTGAAAGAACATATGACGTTTACACCATTATGACCCTAGTCTGGGTTCTGGACGACTACAGAAAACTAGTAGCAGGTTTGCAAATGACACCAACATAGTCTCTTGTTCTCTGTTGGATATTTTAAATTCACAACAGAATATTAGGTATTTTGgttgttcatgctaaactatgCAACAGATTGTGTGGTATTTATATCTTTATGCACATCATCTTGGTATTTGGTTTAGAAATTTCAACATAAAATACCATTATATATtgtgtaatgtgtaaataaacTTCACTTCTGACAAGGTGTAATATTGAATACTGGATATAGTTGATGCTGTTTTGCCATATAACAGATATTGTATTATACAAGAAAAtagtttcatgttttctgttgcaTTTCAATATATGTCATTTTGGACTTTTTCAAGACCTGTAGATACTCTGGGATGGCAACATTAACCTGAGGATGGTTCTAGATGAAAAATCAGATGATCATCAAAGTTATTACTATTTGAAGTAGTTGGGACATCTCAGTCTGGGTATAGGTTCTGTAAACTGGTTATTAGGGAACACTTAAATTACACGGATCTTAATGAACAATTTACGTAAGTTGAAAATCTTTACTAATGTACGTTTTGTAATTTGTTTGAATTAAAATGACATAAGAACTGTCAATCGAAACCAAAATCATTTACCTTCGGAGGACTGTTTCATCACAGCAACTCATTAAGTGACTCAGCATCGTGTATGGTCCCTGTACACACTCCCAACAACGTCTGGGCACGCTCCTCATGAGTCAGTGGAGAATCCAGATCTGGATCAGGACATCAATGAGCTCCTAGACAGTCTGTGGTAGTACTTGGTGGTGTTAGATATACTGAGTCATAATGTCCTataacacacacagctctgctctgctgtcctTCCTACCAGCTGTGAAAATTAACATGGTCTCTTTCCCTTCCATCATAGACATTTATTCAAAATATGAAACTACACAAGAAAGGATAACACAATCCAGCTCAACACCACAGCATAACACACAATAACCAGAAAGTAGCAGCAGCTGTTTAGGGCCTTAAACTACAGTAGCTCTGGACTGGAATACCATCTAGTGGTTGCTATCCTCTATATGTCTGTTAAAGAGTGCAATCCCTAGTTTCTCTGCCTGTTCTCCATGTTCTTAGTCACCCTTCTTTTAAGCCTGTTTCTATTTTAGTGAGCTCTGACAAAACATGCCTCCTGTAGGTTCTTCAGCTTGCTGCTCAAGGTGCCACTTCCAGTTGAGAATAGATTTGCATTGCAGCTGTCTCCAATACCTGAGAAATGTAGCAATAACTGAGAAAAGATGCAATACCTGAGAAACATAGCAATAACTGAGAAACGTAGCAATAACTGAGAAACGTAGCAGTAACTAAGAAAAGAtgcaataacagaaaaataataccTGAGAAAAGTAGCAAAAACtaagaaaagcagcaataacTGAGAAATATAGCAATACCTAAGAAAAGTAGCAATACCTaagaaaagtagaaataccTGAGAAAAGTAGCAATACCTGAGAAAAGTAGCAATAACTAAGAAAAGTAGCAATAACTGAGAAAAGTAGCAATAACTGAGAAAAGTA contains these protein-coding regions:
- the vopp1b gene encoding vesicular, overexpressed in cancer, prosurvival protein 1, which produces MRNPLVDLALTFWLFVEYVEAKKYCWYFEGGYPIYFICRSYEDCCGTRCCVRALSIQRLWYFWVLLMMGVLFCCGAGFFIRRRMYPSPLRDEPVFNVSFTRHPVTTPVSQQPGSMQGFGVNGMTSSEPGVTLTHPAYPPQPGPTHMMMGSYPPPPSYCNHPPPPYEQIFQNSDKK